From Pedobacter aquae:
CTCGGTACATAAATTAGAACTTTTTATAGTGCCTAAATTTTGCTGATTTGATTTTTGATTGGCTGCATCTTTATACAATAAATATGGCGTACCTGTTTCTATTTGCGAATCAAGAATAGCGAACCATAATTCTTGTGCTTTAATGGTCTTTCTGGCTCTTCCTTCTTGCTCATATTGCTGATAAAGCGCTTCAAACTCGGCACCAAAACAGTCGGCTAAGCCTGGTGCTTCATGTGGGCAAAACAAACTCCAATCGCCATTAGCTTCTACCCTTTTCATGAATAAATCAGACATCCACAGAGCGTAAAACAAATCGCGAGCTCTGTTTTCTTCCTTACCGTGATTTTTCTTTAAATCCAGGAAGTCAAAAATATCTGCATGCCAAGGCTCTAGATAAATAGCAAAAGCACCTTTTCTTTTACCACCACCTTGGTCTACATAACGGGCAGTATCGTTAAACACTTTCAGCATAGGAACAATACCATTACTGGTTCCATTTGTACCACTAATGTAAGAACCGGTTGCCCTAACATTATGGATGCTTAAACCAATACCTCCTGCACTTTGCGAAATCTTGGCGGTTTGCATCAAGGTGCTATAGATACCTTCAATGCTATCATCTTTCATGGCAACCAAGAAACAGCTAGACATTTGTGGCTTTGGTGTACCAGCGTTAAATAAGGTTGGTGTAGCATGAATAAACCAACGTTCGCTCATTAATTCATAAGTTTTGATAGCGCTAGCTAAATCCTGCTTATGAATACCTACTGCAACACGCATAAATAAATGCTGCGGACGCTCTACAATACGACCGTTAAGTTTTAGCAAATAAGAGCGCTCTAAAGTTTTAAAACCGAAATAATCGAAACTAAAATCTCTATCGTAAATGATGGTACTATCTAAAATGTCGGCATTTTCTTCTATCACCTGCCAAACATCATCAGCAATTAAAGAAGCTGGCTTTAATGTTTTTGGGTCTTTATATTCATGCAATAATCGCATGGTTTCTGAAAAAGACTTGATGGTATTCTTATGTAAATTAGATACCGCTATACGAGAAGCTAAAATGGCATAATCTGGATGACGGGTGGTTAAAGAAGCCGCGGTTTCTGCCGCCAAATTATCTAGTTCTGATGTTGTTACTCCGTCGTACAAGCCATCGATTACCTTTTTAGCAACCTCTACAGGGTCTACAAAATCTGCATTTAAGCTGTAGCTGAGTTTCTCTATTCTTGAGGTTATTTTATCAAATTTTACGGATTCTGTTCTTCCGTCTCTTTTTATTACGAACATTCTTTTTTAGTTTGTTAGATTGTTAGGTGATTAGTTTGTTAGGTTGTTAGTGGGTAGTTTGTCGGGATGGCGATTTCATAGCCTAATAAACTAACCAACTAGCCCGATAATTCATCAGGACTAAGCATCTAATTAAAAATCTTCTTCCAGTGAAAACGCTTGGTCTTCTTTGCTACTTAATACACCACTTTTTTGGTAATCGCCTACACGTTTTTCAAAGAAATTGGTTTTACCTTGTAGGGATATCATTTCCATGAAATCAAAAGGATTTGTAGCATGATATTTTTTATCATAACCCAATTCTACTAGCCATCTATCAGCCACAAACTCGATGTATTGCATCATTAAGCGAGCATTCATCCCGATTAAATTAACGGGTAATGCCTCAGAAATAAATTCTTTTTCTATCTCTACAGCTTCAGAAATAATTTCATAAACCTCTTCTTTGCTCAACTTATTTTGAAGCATACCGTAAAGCAAGCAAGCAAATTCGCAATGTAAACCTTCGTCTCTTGAAATTAACTCGTTACTAAAAGTTAAACCAGGCATTAAGCCTCTTTTCTTTAACCAGAAAATAGAACAGAAACTACCGCTAAAGAAAATACCTTCTACGGCAGCAAAAGCTACCAAACGTTGTGCAAAAGTGCCTTTTTCTATCCATCTTAGTGCCCATTGTGCTTTCTTCTGCACACATGGAACCGTATCTATGGCATGTAAAAGATGGTTTCTTTCTTTTACATCTTTGATATAAGTATCAATTAATAAAGCATAGGTTTCTGAGTGGATATTCTCCATCATGATTTGGAAACCATAAAAGCACCTAGCTTCTGGCACCTGTACTTCGCTCATGAAATTAACCGCTAAGTTTTCATTCACAATACCATCGCTAGCGGCAAAAAAAGCTAAAATATGGCTAATGAAATGCCTTTCGCCATCATTAAGATTTTCCCAATCTTTTTGGTCGGCAGATAAATCTATCTCTTCTGCTGTCCAAAAACTAGCTTCGTGGCGTTTGTACATTTCCCAAATTGCGGGATAATTGATGGGCAGAATCACAAAACGATCCTTGTTTTCTTTAAGTAATACTTCTTCCTGTTGCATGGTTCTAATTTTTAAATTTTACAAACAGGAATTGACAAAAGACAACATAGACCCTGATAGGTATTGAGGGTTTAGAAGAGCTTCTATCAAAACCTTTTACGTGAAAGTCTTGACAAATCCTAATCGGCAGGTCTCCTGGCTTATCTGTTTACTAAATGCCTTCCCATTTTGTTGAAAAACAAAACAGTGACCTGATATTTAGCAAATTTTTGATTTCAAATTTTAGTTGAAAAAACAGAAATACAGTTGCAACGTCAGCCCATGATTTTAACATGGTTCCCTTTTAATACCAAAACAAATTTGGTAACCTGAATAAGTGATGTTAAAGAACTATTTCAAAAGTATGACTAATAAAGCGAGTATAGGCAATGAAGTTTTGAACAATAAGGAAACTTATTCACAACCTTGCTATAAAAACAAAAAAGCGCCTTTTTGGGGCGCTTCCTTCCTATTCTGAATTACTGATTTTTATTTTTTAAGACCTATTTCTCTTAAACGTTCGTCGAGATACTCGCCAGCCGTCATATCGCTATAAGCTTTAGGGTTTTCTTCATCAATACAAGAAGTTAAAGAAGTTAAATCCATACCCGATTTTGGATGCAAGAAAAAGGGTACCGAGTACCTAGAGCTCTTCATCAATTCTCTTGGCGGATTTACCACACGATGAGTGGTCGATTTTAACTTGTTATTGGTTAAACGCTGTAACATATCGCCAACATTAACTACAATATCTTCGCCATGGGCTTTAACGGCAAACCAATCTCCGTTTCTAGTCAAAACTTCTAAACCATCTGCGCTAGCACCAATTAATAAAGTAATGAGGTTGATATCTTCATGCGCCCCGGCTCTTACTGCATCGGCAGGTAAAGCATCTGGATTTTCAATCGGGAAATAATGTATAGCTCTTAATATGGAGTTTCCATTATGCACTTTATCCTCAAAATAATCCTCGGGTAAACCCAAATAAACTGCTATAGCTTTTAAAAGCTGCTTACCTGCATGCTCTAATTTTTGGTAGATTTCTTTGGTAACGATGTTAAAAGCAGGTACTTCTTCTACAAGAACATTATCTGGATATTCTTCTTTGATGACATCTCCATCCTCAACATATTGCCCGGTTTGCCAAAACTCTTTTAAATCTGGTGTTTTAGAATCTTTAGCTTTTTCGCGACCTTTTGAGGTATAACCACGTTGCCCTGCAAGCTCTACTTTTTCGTATTTTAATTTAGTTTCTTCGGGTAAACTAAAAAACTCTTTTACTTGTGTGTAAAGGTTATCGATAAGCTCCTTACTTAAACCATGATTGGTGATGGTAACAAAACCTGTATCATTAAAAGCTTTGCCAATATCATCAGAAAATTGTTTTCTCTGTACTGCTGTACCATTCACATAATCGTTTAAATCTAAACGCGGTATATTTATTGATGTAGCCATGTTTTGTTGTTTGTAGTAAAACAAATGTAAGCTCAAAATGTGGATAAACCTATATTGTTTTTAAACATCACGCTTTAAAACTCTGATTTTCATTATTTTGAGTTTTACACATTTTTATAAAGATAAATAATTTCCTGAATTATAACTATGAATGAAATTTTTGAATGGGAAAGAGTTTTAATGAATGATTTGCCTATTATTTTCTTGTTGGAGGTGATATTCAGATGCTTAGTCATGTTTATCGTGGTCTTATTTTCTTTAAAACTTACAGGCAAGAGAGGCATTAAGCAATTATCTATTTTTGAGTTGGTCATTATCATCACGCTAGGTTCTGCAGCCGGCGACCCTATGTTTTATGAAGATGTAGGTTTATTACCCGCTATTACTGTTTTTATTTGCGTTTTAGCTTTTTATAGAACTGTTACTTGGGCGCTTAAATTTAAAAAATTTGAGCATTGGATAGAAGGCAAACCGGCTTATTTAATTGTCGACGGGGAATTTGTTATAGAAAGAATGAAAAAAGAAGACATAGCTGTTGACGAATTTTATGCAGAACTAAGAATGGAACACATAGACCATTTAGGCCAAGTAAAACTAGCTATTTTAGAAGTATCTGGAGATATAAGTGTATTTTTCTATAAAAACGAAGATGTAAAATACGGTTTACCTATACTGCCACAAGAAGTTAGAAATCCTGTAAAAGAGATTACAAAAAAAGGTTTATTTGCTTGTGTTTCTTGCGGTAAAGTTCATGAATTAGACATAGCAACAGAGGCGGTTTGCAGCAAGTGCGGCAAAAAGAAATGGTTAGAAGCTAGGAATAACTTTAGGGTAGTTTAGTTTAGATAGACACCATCGGGCTCATTATTCTCGTCTAAAACTACTTCTACGTGTTCTTTTAATACGGTAGAAAGTTGTAGGCCTACAAAATCTGTAGCTACCGGAAATAGTTTATGACTTCTATCTATCAAAACAACAGATCTCAATTTTTTTAAAGGGATATTTAAGAATACTCCTAAACCATAAGCAATGGTTCTACCGCTATTTAAAACATCATCAACTAAAATAATAACTTTATTTTGGCAGGCTTCTATAGGGATATTGATAGATGATTCTAGCTTAGAGCTATCTTTATTTAACTCAATTTCTGCTAAGGTAATTTTAAAATGAGCAATTTCTTTTAATACTTTTTCTAGCCTTAAAGCAAACCTATAACCTCTAGAAACCACACCCGCAAGAATAATTTCTTGTTCTTCTATATTGTCTTCTAAAATTTGATAAGCAATACGGTTAATTTTCTGCTGTATTTGCGTATGGTTAAGAATAAGTACTCTTTTGGTTGGCATAGCTGCTATTTTTGGCTCAAATTAACTAATTATGTTTAAACCTGTAATCTTTTTTAAAAATTAATGTAACTAATGATGCTATGATAGCGTCTAAGTTTTAAAAGGTTTACAAATTTGTCTTAATAAATTTTTAGTGTGTGTTAATGCTAAGAGGTTATCAATAATCGAATCCACTTTATGTGGCTGGTTTCAATTGTCATCCTGAGCAGGGTCGAAGGATGAATTAGGCTTCAACTCCGCTTCAGCCTGACACGAATTATTTGATTTGACAGCCTCTTTTCTTTTAATAGGGGTAATAAACAAAATTTGCTCCTTCTGGCACCACAACAAAGACACAGGCAAAATCGTCGGCATTTTTATAGCTGCTTAAAAAAGCATCTTTCTTAGTCTCCTGAATAATGCCTCTTTCTATAAATTCTTCTAAAGTGGATGCTTGTATAGTCCAATCTGTAGCCAATTCTACCCTATCTAAAATAACTTCACCAATATGAACTTCATGCTGATGAGCAATAAATATAGGATGGGCCGATAAACCTTCTACCATAATTTCTATGGCAACCTCCCTAATGGCATCTTTATAATTTGCTAAATCTTTTTTTAAAGAGAGTAAAGGACTTTCCTGAGGTTTTTGATTTTCCCCCGCAGCCGGATTACCCATTAAATCTTCTTGATTCATTTCTTCAATTCTAATAAAACCACATTTTCTACATGCTGCGTTTGAGGGAACATATCAACAGGTTTAATTCTGCTCACTTCATATTTCTCTTTTAAACGCAGCAAATCTCTAGCCTGTGTAGCCGCATTACAGCTTACATAAACAATTTTATCAGCCTCCATCTCCATTAAGCGCTCTACAACATCAGGGTGCATACCCGCCCTTGGAGGGTCTGTAATCACCACATCGGGTTTGCCATGTTGGGCTATAAATTCGGCATTTAAAACGTCCTTCATATCGCCAGCATAAAACTTCGTATTGTTTATACCATTAATTTGTGAGTTTACCTTTGCATCTTCTATGGCCGTTGGCACATACTCTACCCCAACAACTTCTTTAGCATCTTTTGCTACAAAATTGGCAATGGTACCTGTACCGGTATACAAATCGTAAACCAATTCTTTACCTGTTAAACCTGCAAAATCACGCGTTATTTTATACAATTCATAAGCTTGTAAAGAGTTGGTTTGGTAAAATGATTTAGGCCCGATTCTGAACTTCAAGCCCTCCATTTCTTCATAAATAAAAGGCTGCCCGTGGTATAATAAAATATCTTGATCAAAAATGGTGTCATTTTTCTTTTGGTTGATGATGTACATAAGCGAATTTACCTGAGGAAAACTAGCTTTCACAAAATCCATCAAAAGCTCTACTTGCCCTTCTTCCGGATAAGCAAAAACCATCACAATCATCAGTTCTCCTGTTGAAGAAGTTCTGATGATTAAATTTCTTAACGCACCTTCATGAGCTCTTAAATCGTAAAAAGAAATTTGATTAGCTAAAGCAAAATCGCGGATGCTGTTTCTAATTTCATTAGAAGGAGAAGCCTGAAGCCAGCAATGCTGAACATCTAAAATCTTATCAAAACGAAGAGGTACATGAAAACCTAAAGCATTCATTTCCATAGCTTCGCCAGAGGCAACATCTTCTTGGGTTAACCATCTTTTATTAGAAAATGTATATTCTAATTTGTTACGGTAATAAGTAGTTTCTGCCGATGCTAAAATAGGCTCGGTATGTGCAACATCTAAACCTGCAAGCCTTTGCAAAGCATCAGTAACAGATTTTTGCTTGTATTTTAACTGTGCGCTATAATCCATGTGCTGCCATTTGCAGCCTCCGCAAGTTCCAAAGTGTACACAAAAAGGTGTTACCCTATCTGCCGATGGTTGATGTAGCGTATGCACCTTGGCCTCAGCAAATTTTTTCTTCTTTTTATAAACTGCGGCATCTACAACATCACCAGGGATAGCTTTTTCTATAAAAACCACCAAATCTTGATGTCTTGCTACACCTTTACCTTCTTCTGCAATGTCAAAAACTTCTAATTGCTCTAATATCTTTTGTTCGCCCAAAACTTATGCTGTTTAAGCTGGCAAAATTAAGGTTTTAAAAAGATTATTCACCATGAATAAATTTCTTATGTACCTGTTTTGTGCCTACTTCAAGCTTCACTATATAAACGCCTTTTACTAAAGGTACTTTACTTAGGAAAACATGGTTTTCTCCTTTTGCAAAACTTAATAAAGAAGTTTGTACGCATTTACCAGAGATATCGTAAACATAAAGCTTAGCGTTTTCTTCTTTAGCCGTAAATGCTGAGAGCTTAAATTCTGAGGGTAAAACAATAATATCTAGCTCTTGCTGATTGGAGATACCCGTATTTACTGCAATAATTTTTAATTCTGTAGATTTTCCATCAAAATCTACTTGAACCAATTTATAGTAATTTGTTCCGCTTAAAGGC
This genomic window contains:
- a CDS encoding ribonucleoside-diphosphate reductase subunit alpha, coding for MFVIKRDGRTESVKFDKITSRIEKLSYSLNADFVDPVEVAKKVIDGLYDGVTTSELDNLAAETAASLTTRHPDYAILASRIAVSNLHKNTIKSFSETMRLLHEYKDPKTLKPASLIADDVWQVIEENADILDSTIIYDRDFSFDYFGFKTLERSYLLKLNGRIVERPQHLFMRVAVGIHKQDLASAIKTYELMSERWFIHATPTLFNAGTPKPQMSSCFLVAMKDDSIEGIYSTLMQTAKISQSAGGIGLSIHNVRATGSYISGTNGTSNGIVPMLKVFNDTARYVDQGGGKRKGAFAIYLEPWHADIFDFLDLKKNHGKEENRARDLFYALWMSDLFMKRVEANGDWSLFCPHEAPGLADCFGAEFEALYQQYEQEGRARKTIKAQELWFAILDSQIETGTPYLLYKDAANQKSNQQNLGTIKSSNLCTEIIEYTSPDEVAVCNLASLSLPRYVIDGTFNHEKLYEVSYQATLNLNRIIDNNYYPVEEAKNSNMRHRPIGLGVQGLADAFILLKMPFESEEAKQLNKDIFETIYFAAMTASADLAEKEGPYETFKGSPLSKGQFQFDLWGVQPESKRWDWDALRKKVIKKGVRNSLLMAPMPTASTSQILGNNECFEPYTSNIYTRRVLSGEFVVVNKHLLKDLVELNLWNSKMKDAIILANGSVQDIEAIPQRIKDLYRTVWEIKMRNVIDMAADRGAFICQSQSLNLFISSPTASKLTSMHFYSWKKGLKTGMYYLRTQAATQAVKFSVESQAGKEMEPLVQTPEVVIEEGASCSMEDGCLSCGS
- a CDS encoding ribonucleoside-diphosphate reductase small subunit; the protein is MQQEEVLLKENKDRFVILPINYPAIWEMYKRHEASFWTAEEIDLSADQKDWENLNDGERHFISHILAFFAASDGIVNENLAVNFMSEVQVPEARCFYGFQIMMENIHSETYALLIDTYIKDVKERNHLLHAIDTVPCVQKKAQWALRWIEKGTFAQRLVAFAAVEGIFFSGSFCSIFWLKKRGLMPGLTFSNELISRDEGLHCEFACLLYGMLQNKLSKEEVYEIISEAVEIEKEFISEALPVNLIGMNARLMMQYIEFVADRWLVELGYDKKYHATNPFDFMEMISLQGKTNFFEKRVGDYQKSGVLSSKEDQAFSLEEDF
- a CDS encoding isopenicillin N synthase family dioxygenase — encoded protein: MATSINIPRLDLNDYVNGTAVQRKQFSDDIGKAFNDTGFVTITNHGLSKELIDNLYTQVKEFFSLPEETKLKYEKVELAGQRGYTSKGREKAKDSKTPDLKEFWQTGQYVEDGDVIKEEYPDNVLVEEVPAFNIVTKEIYQKLEHAGKQLLKAIAVYLGLPEDYFEDKVHNGNSILRAIHYFPIENPDALPADAVRAGAHEDINLITLLIGASADGLEVLTRNGDWFAVKAHGEDIVVNVGDMLQRLTNNKLKSTTHRVVNPPRELMKSSRYSVPFFLHPKSGMDLTSLTSCIDEENPKAYSDMTAGEYLDERLREIGLKK
- a CDS encoding DUF421 domain-containing protein, whose product is MNEIFEWERVLMNDLPIIFLLEVIFRCLVMFIVVLFSLKLTGKRGIKQLSIFELVIIITLGSAAGDPMFYEDVGLLPAITVFICVLAFYRTVTWALKFKKFEHWIEGKPAYLIVDGEFVIERMKKEDIAVDEFYAELRMEHIDHLGQVKLAILEVSGDISVFFYKNEDVKYGLPILPQEVRNPVKEITKKGLFACVSCGKVHELDIATEAVCSKCGKKKWLEARNNFRVV
- a CDS encoding phosphoribosyltransferase family protein gives rise to the protein MPTKRVLILNHTQIQQKINRIAYQILEDNIEEQEIILAGVVSRGYRFALRLEKVLKEIAHFKITLAEIELNKDSSKLESSINIPIEACQNKVIILVDDVLNSGRTIAYGLGVFLNIPLKKLRSVVLIDRSHKLFPVATDFVGLQLSTVLKEHVEVVLDENNEPDGVYLN
- the rlmD gene encoding 23S rRNA (uracil(1939)-C(5))-methyltransferase RlmD, whose protein sequence is MGEQKILEQLEVFDIAEEGKGVARHQDLVVFIEKAIPGDVVDAAVYKKKKKFAEAKVHTLHQPSADRVTPFCVHFGTCGGCKWQHMDYSAQLKYKQKSVTDALQRLAGLDVAHTEPILASAETTYYRNKLEYTFSNKRWLTQEDVASGEAMEMNALGFHVPLRFDKILDVQHCWLQASPSNEIRNSIRDFALANQISFYDLRAHEGALRNLIIRTSSTGELMIVMVFAYPEEGQVELLMDFVKASFPQVNSLMYIINQKKNDTIFDQDILLYHGQPFIYEEMEGLKFRIGPKSFYQTNSLQAYELYKITRDFAGLTGKELVYDLYTGTGTIANFVAKDAKEVVGVEYVPTAIEDAKVNSQINGINNTKFYAGDMKDVLNAEFIAQHGKPDVVITDPPRAGMHPDVVERLMEMEADKIVYVSCNAATQARDLLRLKEKYEVSRIKPVDMFPQTQHVENVVLLELKK